The following proteins come from a genomic window of Lachnoclostridium phytofermentans ISDg:
- a CDS encoding FMN-binding protein produces the protein MKKVVKLSICLALACSMVACSPKNASDSDTVGGNQSTDNVLTGKAKGFGGEVIATVTLKDGKIDNVVIDGSKETKGIGSIAIEKLPAKIVEAGKADVDVVSGATVTSKAIIAAVNNALDPEKYPYTAEEANAGVTKTPEVVVAAEVFQGFGLSNIGRVGPGKDDKDVQVYSINQVFANVLFDAEGRILDLYIDQLEVATPNYDGDSMPHFSGFPGQKGYNLDSNHDGVIDGVTEDTDANFLSEISSWATKRDRGEDYKMGTGTWASQMDKFQSLFVGKTVAEIKEWYTKYCSDVNGRPLKADSSNEADVTKYSTLSDEDKTMLADVVSGATMSLNDSHGNIIEAIEIAYNNRKGLDIKGAAAIGLGLDTSGRIGPGKDDKDVSVYSINEVYANTLFDAEGKIVAIRVDQLEIATPNYDGESMPHFSGFPGQEGYNLDANHDGAVDGVSVPTEETFASEISSWMTKRDRGESYVMGTGNWSSQMDKFESIFIGKTIGEVEEWFAKYCSDLNGRPLKADSSKDEDIKKYNALTTEEQAMLADVVSGATMSLKDSHGDIISAIRKSLANKVTIDLTVSK, from the coding sequence ATGAAGAAAGTGGTTAAACTATCGATCTGCCTAGCTTTGGCATGCAGTATGGTAGCTTGTAGCCCTAAGAACGCATCCGATAGCGATACCGTTGGGGGCAACCAATCAACAGACAATGTGTTAACAGGAAAAGCAAAAGGGTTTGGAGGAGAAGTAATTGCTACGGTTACTCTTAAAGATGGAAAGATTGATAACGTAGTAATTGACGGCAGTAAAGAGACAAAAGGAATTGGATCAATAGCAATTGAAAAACTTCCAGCTAAAATTGTTGAAGCAGGGAAAGCTGATGTAGATGTAGTATCTGGTGCGACAGTAACTAGTAAGGCAATCATTGCTGCTGTGAATAATGCATTAGATCCTGAAAAATATCCGTATACAGCTGAAGAAGCAAATGCTGGTGTGACAAAGACTCCGGAAGTGGTTGTAGCCGCGGAAGTATTTCAAGGATTTGGTCTTTCTAACATAGGTCGAGTTGGACCAGGAAAAGATGATAAAGATGTTCAGGTTTATAGTATTAATCAAGTATTTGCAAATGTATTATTTGACGCAGAAGGTAGAATATTAGATCTGTATATCGACCAATTAGAGGTCGCAACACCAAACTATGATGGCGATTCTATGCCACACTTTAGTGGTTTTCCTGGTCAAAAGGGTTATAATTTAGATAGCAATCATGATGGTGTGATCGATGGTGTTACGGAAGATACCGATGCTAATTTCTTATCAGAAATTAGCTCTTGGGCTACAAAACGCGATCGTGGTGAAGATTATAAGATGGGAACCGGTACATGGGCATCTCAGATGGATAAGTTCCAATCGTTGTTTGTAGGAAAGACAGTTGCAGAAATTAAAGAATGGTATACGAAATATTGTTCTGATGTAAATGGCAGACCATTAAAGGCAGATAGTTCAAATGAAGCTGATGTAACAAAATACAGTACATTATCTGATGAAGATAAGACTATGCTTGCAGATGTTGTTTCCGGAGCAACGATGAGCTTGAATGATAGTCATGGAAATATTATTGAGGCAATCGAAATTGCTTACAATAACCGAAAGGGATTGGATATCAAAGGGGCAGCTGCGATTGGACTTGGTTTAGATACGAGCGGCCGTATTGGACCAGGAAAAGATGACAAAGATGTATCTGTATACAGTATCAATGAAGTTTATGCGAATACCTTATTTGATGCGGAAGGTAAAATTGTAGCAATCCGTGTAGATCAACTTGAAATAGCAACACCAAATTATGATGGTGAGTCCATGCCACATTTTAGTGGGTTTCCGGGTCAAGAAGGATATAATCTGGATGCTAATCATGATGGAGCTGTTGATGGGGTATCTGTGCCTACGGAAGAAACATTTGCTAGCGAAATCTCTTCCTGGATGACAAAACGTGATCGCGGTGAGAGCTATGTAATGGGAACAGGGAACTGGTCATCTCAGATGGATAAATTTGAAAGCATCTTTATAGGTAAGACCATTGGGGAAGTGGAAGAATGGTTTGCAAAATATTGCTCTGACTTAAATGGACGTCCATTAAAAGCGGACAGTAGTAAGGACGAGGATATTAAGAAATACAATGCACTAACAACTGAAGAACAAGCGATGTTAGCAGATGTTGTTTCTGGAGCTACAATGAGCTTAAAGGATAGCCACGGTGATATTATATCAGCAATTCGTAAGAGCTTAGCAAATAAAGTTACCATTGACCTGACTGTAAGTAAATAG